From Cotesia glomerata isolate CgM1 linkage group LG2, MPM_Cglom_v2.3, whole genome shotgun sequence, a single genomic window includes:
- the LOC123275535 gene encoding uncharacterized protein LOC123275535 isoform X2 — translation MEQKHKKILEKLHEKIITDIDVDNGILEFLQGNGILTPEDLININRETTGITKATLLLSILPHRGSRSFDAFFQALKKHYSWLSDEMLKMTSNREESRTCTSPILPIIPSLTVDRAEKLKNAFRELSPGRYVVLHGMKGYGRTRLTASTLTEEIRAEYFNNKIHWIKFGSEGINSVEDEILNQLQQLYDTIENRNVSLNIGKLQGEMRWMLKRHFSTPSHRDSLLILDDAYDQKIIEAFNFDCKTLIITTDTEILPPNYNDRVATIITMSGFTETESLELFARALDTQVELLPPEAKDFHNACKGMPIMVDMFAAQFAGYKEDMKTNSSRWKHYLEVLRKLDSSNSVIQKFLNFQSTTFDICINRLSEDQRKLYESLAIFSEDINIMSKTLGVYWNKSAFDVDDIMTSLHKKSLIVKYWNADLKSLIYGVHDLLLSHLRNRINRRDSQKLRLMHRDFVNKYYDYCKKDYSNLPQDNYSYAYIGYHLDQARMYADFPTLYLNFDFIQAKIRNSGVNDLLIDLKKYRRHIINDETENNVVDLEEFLRAQAKTLAEHRQRDCLDLVQIALNHHTRGYCYKTARSLAQSQKTKLYLKNSHQHFVMHNPTAEDIKMEYSTLNFTDNPHKILIGTKSGLIILWDCELKRMTPFHGLEDSEIVKVIVSENGKFFVALNKDSVIKYFPLTVDDEDDDDDKNDNYWDNHSHTPLDKQTYWYPIVQQPTNNSSITYETNGQVITDIALSSDDEKLAACTSKGSVSVWDVSGKHLTTIAEDTNFQKLTFAKKIKQLHVIDTEGTNFVYIWRDNNYIYNTRYSQFRNLKGSSEEKVVIYFKERIYDSETEYETVLICLTRKNCYIISWGIGISGDLYSPEPRRRYTADNTQFTVATGTYDGKYVIIGNNNNLLSVLKIEGGFTPIANYPEHTFALDTYYDKECDCHLILSGDKHSIQCWTFCPENLPQSVLRPLFDAVMKPLKQSNIVAQEIIGNKIGLYNGEELQIETGVLEGQIISLSLSPEGNKILYTMKHSTGFREAETIEYSIYVFNVETNEISEILSSLTEFPGYVKFIKFHDELAIVCKQNDILYCILDEQKITIRTEGNIVNLHTIKDEYVVGITRDEKVKIWKMNTTAWDLICQAEDTGQILYEIQRSVVLYSAINLEKTMIAILTNDCRLAFYEIDYNSKVSTVPEKLNKYENTYFTFYKKLTCCAFSPNGEILAIGMEDGNITIFDLKTFKAHPKELSLHQNSILQLHWAPSIVGAPILLSINCDELAWWNVALMDDNSKKKIKRSRTGIVKSSTVPTFGFESLSGTQLRNSQTADANLSIASTSKIFINKNKNNNDNILTYRSIPIDNDIDISNGNNAINGNDTRDSTESQETMPKYWISKTYKNQNRPALLGLIRLPPNCRAKVCVSSDFHKFLLVDVHGTIKCFELFEVSSNL, via the exons ATGGaacaaaaacacaaaaaaattttagaaaagcttcatgaaaaaataataactgacATTGACGTTGATAATGGCATCTTAGAATTCCTACAGGGCAACGGAATTTTAACACCTgaggatttaattaatattaatagagAAACTACTGGAATAACGAAAGCAACTCTCTTGCTTAGTATTTTACCACA CCGGGGTTCACGTTCGTTTGATGCTTTTTTTCAAGCGCTAAAAAAACACTACTCTTGGCTGAGTGACGAAATGCTGAAAATGACATCGAACAGAGAAGAGTCGAGGACTTGTACTTCGCCTATATTACCTATCATTCCCTCACTTACAGTGGACAGAGCCGAGAAG CTCAAAAACGCGTTCAGAGAATTATCACCAGGGCGTTATGTTGTTTTACATGGAATGAAAGGATACGGAAGAACCCGATTGACAGCTTCGACTCTGACAGAAGAAATACGAGCTGAATATTTTAAc aacaaaatTCACTGGATAAAATTTGGCTCTGAAGGCATAAACTCCGTGGAAGACGAGATTTTAAATCAACTTCAGCAGCTGTATGATACAATTGAAAACCGCAACGTATCATTGAACATCGGAAAACTGCAAGGTGAAATGCGGTGGATGTTGAAGCGACACTTTAGCACTCCATCACACCGCGACTCATTGCTGATACTTGACGACGCATATGaccaaaaaataatcgaaGCGTTCAACTTCGACTGCAAGACGTTGATAATAACAACCGACACCGAAATACTTCCACCAAATTACAATGATAGAGTCGCCACTATAATAACAATGAGTGGATTCACGGAAACAGAGAGTTTGGAATTATTCGCCCGGGCTTTGGATACACAAGTCGAATTACTGCCTCCCGAGGCTAAAGACTTTCACAACGCCTGCAAAGGCATGCCAATAATGGTCGACATGTTTGCAGCGCAATTCGCTGGTTACAAAGAAGACATGAAGACAAACAGCAGCCGCTGGAAACATTACTTAGAAGTGCTGCGAAAGTTGGATTCATCAAACTCCGTGATACAGAAGTTTTTGAACTTCCAATCAACCACGTTTGACATCTGTATCAATCGTTTGTCAGAGGATCAGCGGAAACTTTACGAAAGTTTGGCTATTTTCAGCGAAGACATAAACATAATGTCAAAAACGCTTGGAGTTTATTGGAACAAATCGGCGTTCGATGTTGACGATATAATGACCAGTTTGCACAAAAAATCGCTTATTGTAAAATACTGGAACGCTGATTTGAAATCATTAATCTACGGCGTACACGATCTGCTGCTTTCCCACCTACGCAATCGAATCAACAGAAGAGACTCCCAAAAATTGCGATTAATGCATCGCGATTTCGTTAACAAGTATTacgattattgcaaaaaagaTTACTCAAATTTACCGCAAGATAATTACAGCTACGCGTATATTGGGTACCACCTAGATCAAGCCCGTATGTACGCTGACTTCCCCACGCTGTACCTGAACTTTGATTTTATCCAAGCCAAGATACGTAACAGCGGTGTAAACGATTTGCTGATAGACTTGAAGAAATATCGCAGACACATCATCAACGATGAGACTGAAAATAATGTCGTTGATTTAGAAGAGTTTCTACGAGCTCAAGCGAAAACTTTGGCGGAACACCGTCAACGCGATTGCCTGGACTTGGTACAGATAGCTTTGAATCATCACACTCGTGGTTATTGCTACAAAACCGCCCGTTCATTAGCGCAATCACAAAAGACTAAACTGTACCTGAAAAATTCTCATCAGCATTTCGTTATGCACAATCCAACAGCCGAGGACATTAAAATGGAATACTCTACGCTCAATTTTACGGACAATccacataaaattttgataggAACAAAATCTGGTTTAATTATACTGTGGGATTGCGAGCTAAAGAGAATGACGCCATTTCACGGTCTCGAAGATTCGGAAATTGTTAAGGTTATAGTGTCagaaaatggaaaattttttgttgcgCTAAACAAAGATTCGGTTATCAAATACTTTCCTCTGACTGTtgatgatgaagatgatgatgatgataagaATGATAATTACTGGGATAATCATTCACACACACCGTTGGATAAACAGACATATTGGTACCCGATTGTTCAGCAGCCGACTAACAATAGTTCAATAACCTACGAAACAAACGGCCAAGTAATAACCGACATCGCGCTGAGCTCAGATGACGAGAAACTTGCTGCTTGTACAAGTAAAGGTAGTGTTTCTGTTTGGGATGTAAGTGGTAAGCATTTGACGACAATTGCTGAAGATACgaactttcaaaaattgacatttgCTAAAAAGATCAAGCAATTGCATGTAATTGATACTGAAGGCACTAATTTCGTCTATATttggagagacaataattaCATTTACAATACTCGATACTCACAGTTCAGAAATTTGAAAGGTTCCTCGGAAGAGAAAGTTGTCATATACTTCAAAGAAAGAATCTACGATAGCGAAACAGAATATGAAACAGTTTTGATTTGTTTAACGcgtaaaaattgttatataatATCATGGGGAATTGGAATTAGTGGAGATTTATATTCCCCAGAACCAAGACGCAGGTATACTGCAGACAATACTCAATTTACTGTTGCTACAGGAACATACGATGGTAAATATGTAATTATCggcaataataacaatttgttATCTGTATTAAAGATTGAGGGTGGATTTACGCCAATTGCTAATTATCCAGAGCATACTTTTGCTCTGGATACTTACTACGACAAAGAATGTGACTGTCATTTGATACTCAGCGGTGATAAACATTCCATTCAATGTTGGACATTTTGCCCGGAAAATTTACCGCAGTCGGTTTTAAGACCGTTGTTTGACGCTGTTATGAAACCATTGAAACAATCAAATATTGTTGCGCAAGAAATTATTGGGAATAAGATCGGATTGTACAATGGTGAAGAATTGCAAATAGAAACAGGCGTACTAGAAGGACAAATAATATCACTGAGTTTAAGTCCAGAAGGCAATAAAATACTGTATACAATGAAACATTCTACAGGGTTCCGCGAGGCAGAAACTATCGAGTATAGTATTTATGTGTTTAACGTTGAAACAAACGAAATATCTGAAATATTGTCATCGCTTACAGAATTTCCGGgttatgttaaatttattaaatttcatgatgaattggCGATTGTTTGTAagcaaaatgatattttatattgcATTCTTgatgaacaaaaaattacaattagaaCAGAAGGTAACATCGTTAATTTACATACCATCAAAGATGAGTATGTAGTTGGTATCACACGTgatgaaaaagttaaaatctggAAGATGAATACCACCGCGTGGGATTTAATCTGTCAAGCTGAAGATACTGGACAAATTTTATACGAAATTCAGCGGTCTGTTGTCCTTTACAGTGCaataaatttggaaaaaactATGATTGCTATTTTGACAAATGATTGTCGATTGGCTTTTTACGAAATAGATTACAATTCTAAAGTTTCTACAGTACcagaaaaattgaataaatatgaaaatacatACTTTacattctataaaaaattaacatgctGCGCTTTTTCTCCCAATGGTGAAATTTTAGCTATTGGAATGGAAGATGGCAATATTACA ATTTTCGATTTGAAAACATTCAAAGCTCATCCAAAAGAATTGTCGCTCCACCAAAACTCTATTTTACAACTACATTGGGCTCCATCAATAGTAGGAGCTCCTATCTTACTATCAATAAATTGTGACGAGCTGGCTTGGTGGAATGTTGCCTTGATGGACGAtaattctaagaaaaaaatcaagcgTAGTAGGACTGGAATAGTAAAAAGCTCAACAGTACCGACTTTTGGCTTTGAATCATTATCAGGTACACAATTGCGTAATAGTCAAACCGCGGATGCCAATTTATCGATTGCGTCtacatcaaaaattttcataaataaaaataaaaataataatgataatattctTACTTATCGTAGTATTCctattgataatgatattgaCATAAGTAACGGTAACAATGCAATTAATGGTAATGATACACGTGATAGTACTGAAAGTCAAGAAACAATGCCAAAATATTGGATTTCAAAgacttataaaaatcaaaatcgaCCAGCATTATTAGGATTAATACGATTGCCGCCTAATTGTCGTGCTAAAGTATGTGTTTCTAGTgactttcataaatttttactcgtCGATGTTCATGGTACTATCAAATGTTTTGAGTTATTTGAAGTTTCttcaaatttgtaa
- the LOC123275535 gene encoding uncharacterized protein LOC123275535 isoform X1 produces MEQKHKKILEKLHEKIITDIDVDNGILEFLQGNGILTPEDLININRETTGITKATLLLSILPHRGSRSFDAFFQALKKHYSWLSDEMLKMTSNREESRTCTSPILPIIPSLTVDRAEKVQQLKNAFRELSPGRYVVLHGMKGYGRTRLTASTLTEEIRAEYFNNKIHWIKFGSEGINSVEDEILNQLQQLYDTIENRNVSLNIGKLQGEMRWMLKRHFSTPSHRDSLLILDDAYDQKIIEAFNFDCKTLIITTDTEILPPNYNDRVATIITMSGFTETESLELFARALDTQVELLPPEAKDFHNACKGMPIMVDMFAAQFAGYKEDMKTNSSRWKHYLEVLRKLDSSNSVIQKFLNFQSTTFDICINRLSEDQRKLYESLAIFSEDINIMSKTLGVYWNKSAFDVDDIMTSLHKKSLIVKYWNADLKSLIYGVHDLLLSHLRNRINRRDSQKLRLMHRDFVNKYYDYCKKDYSNLPQDNYSYAYIGYHLDQARMYADFPTLYLNFDFIQAKIRNSGVNDLLIDLKKYRRHIINDETENNVVDLEEFLRAQAKTLAEHRQRDCLDLVQIALNHHTRGYCYKTARSLAQSQKTKLYLKNSHQHFVMHNPTAEDIKMEYSTLNFTDNPHKILIGTKSGLIILWDCELKRMTPFHGLEDSEIVKVIVSENGKFFVALNKDSVIKYFPLTVDDEDDDDDKNDNYWDNHSHTPLDKQTYWYPIVQQPTNNSSITYETNGQVITDIALSSDDEKLAACTSKGSVSVWDVSGKHLTTIAEDTNFQKLTFAKKIKQLHVIDTEGTNFVYIWRDNNYIYNTRYSQFRNLKGSSEEKVVIYFKERIYDSETEYETVLICLTRKNCYIISWGIGISGDLYSPEPRRRYTADNTQFTVATGTYDGKYVIIGNNNNLLSVLKIEGGFTPIANYPEHTFALDTYYDKECDCHLILSGDKHSIQCWTFCPENLPQSVLRPLFDAVMKPLKQSNIVAQEIIGNKIGLYNGEELQIETGVLEGQIISLSLSPEGNKILYTMKHSTGFREAETIEYSIYVFNVETNEISEILSSLTEFPGYVKFIKFHDELAIVCKQNDILYCILDEQKITIRTEGNIVNLHTIKDEYVVGITRDEKVKIWKMNTTAWDLICQAEDTGQILYEIQRSVVLYSAINLEKTMIAILTNDCRLAFYEIDYNSKVSTVPEKLNKYENTYFTFYKKLTCCAFSPNGEILAIGMEDGNITIFDLKTFKAHPKELSLHQNSILQLHWAPSIVGAPILLSINCDELAWWNVALMDDNSKKKIKRSRTGIVKSSTVPTFGFESLSGTQLRNSQTADANLSIASTSKIFINKNKNNNDNILTYRSIPIDNDIDISNGNNAINGNDTRDSTESQETMPKYWISKTYKNQNRPALLGLIRLPPNCRAKVCVSSDFHKFLLVDVHGTIKCFELFEVSSNL; encoded by the exons ATGGaacaaaaacacaaaaaaattttagaaaagcttcatgaaaaaataataactgacATTGACGTTGATAATGGCATCTTAGAATTCCTACAGGGCAACGGAATTTTAACACCTgaggatttaattaatattaatagagAAACTACTGGAATAACGAAAGCAACTCTCTTGCTTAGTATTTTACCACA CCGGGGTTCACGTTCGTTTGATGCTTTTTTTCAAGCGCTAAAAAAACACTACTCTTGGCTGAGTGACGAAATGCTGAAAATGACATCGAACAGAGAAGAGTCGAGGACTTGTACTTCGCCTATATTACCTATCATTCCCTCACTTACAGTGGACAGAGCCGAGAAG gtACAACAGCTCAAAAACGCGTTCAGAGAATTATCACCAGGGCGTTATGTTGTTTTACATGGAATGAAAGGATACGGAAGAACCCGATTGACAGCTTCGACTCTGACAGAAGAAATACGAGCTGAATATTTTAAc aacaaaatTCACTGGATAAAATTTGGCTCTGAAGGCATAAACTCCGTGGAAGACGAGATTTTAAATCAACTTCAGCAGCTGTATGATACAATTGAAAACCGCAACGTATCATTGAACATCGGAAAACTGCAAGGTGAAATGCGGTGGATGTTGAAGCGACACTTTAGCACTCCATCACACCGCGACTCATTGCTGATACTTGACGACGCATATGaccaaaaaataatcgaaGCGTTCAACTTCGACTGCAAGACGTTGATAATAACAACCGACACCGAAATACTTCCACCAAATTACAATGATAGAGTCGCCACTATAATAACAATGAGTGGATTCACGGAAACAGAGAGTTTGGAATTATTCGCCCGGGCTTTGGATACACAAGTCGAATTACTGCCTCCCGAGGCTAAAGACTTTCACAACGCCTGCAAAGGCATGCCAATAATGGTCGACATGTTTGCAGCGCAATTCGCTGGTTACAAAGAAGACATGAAGACAAACAGCAGCCGCTGGAAACATTACTTAGAAGTGCTGCGAAAGTTGGATTCATCAAACTCCGTGATACAGAAGTTTTTGAACTTCCAATCAACCACGTTTGACATCTGTATCAATCGTTTGTCAGAGGATCAGCGGAAACTTTACGAAAGTTTGGCTATTTTCAGCGAAGACATAAACATAATGTCAAAAACGCTTGGAGTTTATTGGAACAAATCGGCGTTCGATGTTGACGATATAATGACCAGTTTGCACAAAAAATCGCTTATTGTAAAATACTGGAACGCTGATTTGAAATCATTAATCTACGGCGTACACGATCTGCTGCTTTCCCACCTACGCAATCGAATCAACAGAAGAGACTCCCAAAAATTGCGATTAATGCATCGCGATTTCGTTAACAAGTATTacgattattgcaaaaaagaTTACTCAAATTTACCGCAAGATAATTACAGCTACGCGTATATTGGGTACCACCTAGATCAAGCCCGTATGTACGCTGACTTCCCCACGCTGTACCTGAACTTTGATTTTATCCAAGCCAAGATACGTAACAGCGGTGTAAACGATTTGCTGATAGACTTGAAGAAATATCGCAGACACATCATCAACGATGAGACTGAAAATAATGTCGTTGATTTAGAAGAGTTTCTACGAGCTCAAGCGAAAACTTTGGCGGAACACCGTCAACGCGATTGCCTGGACTTGGTACAGATAGCTTTGAATCATCACACTCGTGGTTATTGCTACAAAACCGCCCGTTCATTAGCGCAATCACAAAAGACTAAACTGTACCTGAAAAATTCTCATCAGCATTTCGTTATGCACAATCCAACAGCCGAGGACATTAAAATGGAATACTCTACGCTCAATTTTACGGACAATccacataaaattttgataggAACAAAATCTGGTTTAATTATACTGTGGGATTGCGAGCTAAAGAGAATGACGCCATTTCACGGTCTCGAAGATTCGGAAATTGTTAAGGTTATAGTGTCagaaaatggaaaattttttgttgcgCTAAACAAAGATTCGGTTATCAAATACTTTCCTCTGACTGTtgatgatgaagatgatgatgatgataagaATGATAATTACTGGGATAATCATTCACACACACCGTTGGATAAACAGACATATTGGTACCCGATTGTTCAGCAGCCGACTAACAATAGTTCAATAACCTACGAAACAAACGGCCAAGTAATAACCGACATCGCGCTGAGCTCAGATGACGAGAAACTTGCTGCTTGTACAAGTAAAGGTAGTGTTTCTGTTTGGGATGTAAGTGGTAAGCATTTGACGACAATTGCTGAAGATACgaactttcaaaaattgacatttgCTAAAAAGATCAAGCAATTGCATGTAATTGATACTGAAGGCACTAATTTCGTCTATATttggagagacaataattaCATTTACAATACTCGATACTCACAGTTCAGAAATTTGAAAGGTTCCTCGGAAGAGAAAGTTGTCATATACTTCAAAGAAAGAATCTACGATAGCGAAACAGAATATGAAACAGTTTTGATTTGTTTAACGcgtaaaaattgttatataatATCATGGGGAATTGGAATTAGTGGAGATTTATATTCCCCAGAACCAAGACGCAGGTATACTGCAGACAATACTCAATTTACTGTTGCTACAGGAACATACGATGGTAAATATGTAATTATCggcaataataacaatttgttATCTGTATTAAAGATTGAGGGTGGATTTACGCCAATTGCTAATTATCCAGAGCATACTTTTGCTCTGGATACTTACTACGACAAAGAATGTGACTGTCATTTGATACTCAGCGGTGATAAACATTCCATTCAATGTTGGACATTTTGCCCGGAAAATTTACCGCAGTCGGTTTTAAGACCGTTGTTTGACGCTGTTATGAAACCATTGAAACAATCAAATATTGTTGCGCAAGAAATTATTGGGAATAAGATCGGATTGTACAATGGTGAAGAATTGCAAATAGAAACAGGCGTACTAGAAGGACAAATAATATCACTGAGTTTAAGTCCAGAAGGCAATAAAATACTGTATACAATGAAACATTCTACAGGGTTCCGCGAGGCAGAAACTATCGAGTATAGTATTTATGTGTTTAACGTTGAAACAAACGAAATATCTGAAATATTGTCATCGCTTACAGAATTTCCGGgttatgttaaatttattaaatttcatgatgaattggCGATTGTTTGTAagcaaaatgatattttatattgcATTCTTgatgaacaaaaaattacaattagaaCAGAAGGTAACATCGTTAATTTACATACCATCAAAGATGAGTATGTAGTTGGTATCACACGTgatgaaaaagttaaaatctggAAGATGAATACCACCGCGTGGGATTTAATCTGTCAAGCTGAAGATACTGGACAAATTTTATACGAAATTCAGCGGTCTGTTGTCCTTTACAGTGCaataaatttggaaaaaactATGATTGCTATTTTGACAAATGATTGTCGATTGGCTTTTTACGAAATAGATTACAATTCTAAAGTTTCTACAGTACcagaaaaattgaataaatatgaaaatacatACTTTacattctataaaaaattaacatgctGCGCTTTTTCTCCCAATGGTGAAATTTTAGCTATTGGAATGGAAGATGGCAATATTACA ATTTTCGATTTGAAAACATTCAAAGCTCATCCAAAAGAATTGTCGCTCCACCAAAACTCTATTTTACAACTACATTGGGCTCCATCAATAGTAGGAGCTCCTATCTTACTATCAATAAATTGTGACGAGCTGGCTTGGTGGAATGTTGCCTTGATGGACGAtaattctaagaaaaaaatcaagcgTAGTAGGACTGGAATAGTAAAAAGCTCAACAGTACCGACTTTTGGCTTTGAATCATTATCAGGTACACAATTGCGTAATAGTCAAACCGCGGATGCCAATTTATCGATTGCGTCtacatcaaaaattttcataaataaaaataaaaataataatgataatattctTACTTATCGTAGTATTCctattgataatgatattgaCATAAGTAACGGTAACAATGCAATTAATGGTAATGATACACGTGATAGTACTGAAAGTCAAGAAACAATGCCAAAATATTGGATTTCAAAgacttataaaaatcaaaatcgaCCAGCATTATTAGGATTAATACGATTGCCGCCTAATTGTCGTGCTAAAGTATGTGTTTCTAGTgactttcataaatttttactcgtCGATGTTCATGGTACTATCAAATGTTTTGAGTTATTTGAAGTTTCttcaaatttgtaa
- the LOC123275536 gene encoding mitochondrial pyruvate carrier 2-like, translating into MTSLVYKNSMKAIGKFVPEKLQPLWNHPAGPQTIFFWAPAFKWGLVIAGLGDLQRPADKISMSQSGALGVTGMIWTRYSLAITPKNWSLFSVNLFVAFTALYQVARAFKYQQEQKSKPTELPAIKQ; encoded by the exons ATGACTTCCCTGGTGTATAAAAACTCAATGAAGGCCATCGGGAAATTCGTACCCGAAAAATTACAGCCTCTGTGGAATCATCCAGCTG GTCCGCAGACGATATTTTTCTGGGCGCCAGCATTCAAAtgg GGCTTGGTGATAGCAGGTCTTGGAGATTTGCAACGACCGGCAGATAAAATATCAATGAGTCAGTCAGGTGCTCTTGGAGTTACGGGAATGATATGGACCCGATATTCATTGGCTATCACACCGAAAAATTGGAGTTTGTTCAGTGTTAATCTCTTCGTGGCTTTCACCGCGCTTTACCAAGTTGCTAGAGCTTTTAa ATACCAGCAAGAGCAGAAATCGAAACCAACAGAATTACCGGCGATCAAacaatga